GAGGGCTAGACGAGAGGGACAGGGCAGTGGGAAGTGGGCTTCCCCCGGCGCATGGAGTGGGCGCCTGATCAGTGACTGAATGGTGACAGGCCCCACGGGAGTTGTCCAGCAGACGAGAAGAGGCTACCATGATGAGTTTGAGTCGGTGCCTGAGTCGAGTGTCTGAGTCGGGCTTTGAGAAGTCTCACTGGGTCTCACTCATCTTTCAAGGAAGCACAACACGCCTGCATTAAGAAACTTTGTCCTGGCGTTTATTACATTACATCTGCAGCAgcaaggccgaggcggcgTCAAGGTAACTGAGCCTGAGACGTTGGGTGGTATCAATGACCCCAGCCCCCTCCCTCTCATGGACGCTCTCCATGCTCGAGTCCAGACCAGAGCGTAGACCAGACCCTTTGACCCAACGCCCAGAGGGAGGGGGACCGCCGCCGCTCACAGCATGGACAGCGGCGGGAGGgctcatggatggatgggcctTCTGTGGGCCTGAACCCCCGCCCTCGGAGCGCCATACCGCGTCCGTCGTCGTCATACCTTCGTCCATCCGCTCCATGACCGGCCATTGGCTTTGTCGTAGTGACTTTGCGACTTTATGAGGTGCCGCGCTCCCGCTGCTCACGAGGCGGCTGCGTTGCGTTGTGCCTCTCATGACTGGCAGCCTTTTCCTGAACGCCTTTTCCTTTGTCTAACCTTGGGAGCTACTCCAACTAccattttattttttttaccttttgACTTTTTTGGGGCAGGTGTAGTCAGCCAAGCCAAAATAACGCCCATCATCTCGACTTCAAGTACTTACTTACCTCGGGCCTGTATTCCCTCACATcagcctgcttcttctcctcactcTTCTAGCCTCGTCCGTCTTCTTTGTTACACTCTACTCCGGGTTGAGCAAATATTGCCAATCCAAGCCTAGAACCTTACTTGCCTCTTCCCCCCCGCGTCGAAACGAATGGTCGGTCTAGGCCCGAGGTGACGTCTTTGTTATCTCTCCGAGGTCACCTcacacctcacctcacctcatccATTTCCGTCCcgcctcctgctcctccaacctcctctcctccttctcctcttcctctgttatattcttctcttcctcgcccttctGTGAATTCGCCATTCCCACCGCATCCGCTTCAATATGCGTCCTCCACGAGTTTTCGTTCTTATACTATTCATCGCCGTATCTCTCTTACTCTTCTGCCGCGCTATATCCTCGTCGCTGCGATCCGCCTACGCCGATTACCCCGCCGGTGGATTCTCGTCTGGTTCCAAGGCAGCCCAATCCTCCCAATCCCGCCATGAGACGACAAAGTCGACAAAGTCCGTTTGGGGCTCCATGTACTACAATACGCCCTTTTCGTTATTTCCTCCAAACGCCGCCATCAGTTTGACCGACGACAACAGCACGTCCTTTGCCGCCCGCCCAGCCGCCTTTGGCCCCAAGCTCGCCATCCGCGGTCTAAGTGGTCAATTATGGATCGGTAGCGGGTTCGCCCAGGATTCTCTACTCGACGGCACTGGTGAGCTGGGCTGCGGCGACTTGCCTGGGTGGAATAAGGGCGCCGAGGCCGTGGGTTTGAATAGGGCACTCCGAGCTGCCGTCCCCTCAGTTGCCGCCCCCAAGTCAGATGCTTCTACGCACTCTAAGCGAGGCGACCAAGTCTTTACTCGAAACGAGCGCAACCACATCACCAGCCCTAGCGAGTTCACAAACGGCCACCGCGGTCATTCGCGGAACCAAGATGCTTCCAATatcaagggcaagattgTGCTTTTGATGCGCGGCGGCTGTGGCTTTCTCGACAAGGTAATGTGGGCACAGCGAAGAGGTGCCATTGCCGTCATTGTAGGCGATAACCAGAAAGGCGGCCCTCTGATCCAAATGTTTGCACACGGCCCCGAGGTCGACAATGTCACTATTCCCTCCGTTTTCACCGCCCGAACCACGGCGCAGCTGCTGTCTGCGCTGACCCAGCCGGGTAGCTTTATCGAAGACACTCTCGACAACCAGGGCAACCCTGTTCTTAGGGTCCAGCAGGGTCCCAGGCCAAGGAAGCACAAGACGCAGAGACCCAGATCGAGTGTTACCGCTTCGACCCAGGAGAGACGGTCTCTGGTCAGCTCACAAGTCAGCAGCCGCTTCAACCGATTTATTACTAGGAGGCAACAGGCTCCCTCCAACTTTGCTAGGGAGTCAGATGATGAAACCACTCAGGCAGTCCGAAATACCCTTCGAAAGAGAGCGGTCAAGGACACCCGAAGCCCTCCTCTATCCGAAGATGATTACGAAGAGTGGAAGCCAAAAGACGAATCCGAGACACTGGATCCCGCCTCGATCAGAAAGGCTTCCGTTACGCGCCACAGTTCAGGACCCTCGGATTCCACAGCTGATGCTGAGCTCTTGAAATTTTTCAGTgagactgaagaggaggacgagccTAATGCACCAATCGACAGACCCGATGATAGACTAGAACGCCCCGACGAGGTACACGAAGGGCTCTGGGTGACCATTACTCCTACCAGCAACGCCAGCCCGTTTTTCGACACCCTCCTTGTGCTTGTCATCAGCCCCCTGGTAACTCTGACTGTCGTCTACGCTCTCCTTATCCTCCGCGCCAGGATCCGCcgaaggagatggagggccCCCAAGTCGGTCGTCGAGCGTCTCCCCGTTCGCACCTATCACACGGTTGCCACATCCCCAAGTCTCTCGCCAAGAGCACCTTCTCCCTCAAGCGCATCTCCCACCACTCCTCTGCTTCAGGAGACTCCTACACGCCCCCGTCCCAGGTCGAGAACCACGACTGGTGTTCCTGAGGACGAGTCGCGAGTTGCATCAAGCGAATCTATCCCGACCCCTTCGACAAGCACGAGGAACAACCGCCGTAATGAGCGCGAAAAGGGCTCCAGCGGATTCTCTGCCGAATGGAAGAAGTATATGGGACGCCAAGTCGAGTGCGTAGTCTGTCTGGAGGAGTATGTCGATGGCGAGAGCCAAGTCATGAGCCTGCCATGCGGTCACGAGTTCCACGTCGAGTGCATGTGAGTTTCCCCCTAGTCCTATCTATTATGACAATTTTtgctaattaatctttagtACCCCTTGGTTGACTACCCGCCGACGGACATGCCCCATTTGCAAGGGCGACGTTGTTCGATCCCTCGCTCACGGCTCGTCATCGGAACCACATTATGAGCCGTATCGCGATGATGACAGTGATGACGAGGAAACTATTGCTGAGGGCTCTGGATCTCGCTCTGACGACCGAGAATCGGACCTTGAACAAGGCCTGCTTTCGCCAGAACCCCGATCCTCACGATGGAGCCGACACGACGGTTGGCTCAGCTTGTTCTCAAGCGGTGCCGGCAGGGCAAGGTCTCCATCTCCTGAGGATCGCAACCGATAAACTGGCTCACACCCACTGCCCCTTTCCAGGCGGCAAGCCATCATGTGTGGCGTTTGGATTTACACATTTCTGGAGTTTGGTTTTTGGCGTGACGGGTCATGGCGCACTGGGTCAGCGCGCAGCATCATGGATAGGTAATTGGACTTAGACGACCCCATACGGAAGGACTTTTCTTGGTTTTTATGAATAGTACTGTTTTGTACCGAGTCTGTGGCCGGAGGCAATGAATGGGTTGCGCAGAATCAGTGCCAAGGCACTTGCGCTTGGATAGCATAGATATACCCTCATGGTCGACCGTGGTACGATGTTGCGATCGATCTTGAATAATTGAGCATGTTTGAACCGTATTCGACTTGTCTTAAGTTGGAGTGAATAAGTGTTGTCTTTGTTGAGCATTAAACTCCAAGTTTGATTTTATCTTATCCAAAACTCTACCGTAATCAACTTTTAAACATAACAAGACATCTAGATGTAGCccttgaggatggcggcCTCGGCATTCAATATCGACGAACCAGCGGCACCAATGACAGCTATGACAGTTAGCAATTAGGAACCTCAAAAACCTGTGGTGGCAGAACTTACTGTTGTGGCTCAGGGCAGTAAACTTGATGTCAAAGATACCAGCCTCATCCTGGCGCACACGGCCAACGCTCACAGTGTAGCCACGGCCGAGGTCGCGGTCGAGACGGGGCTGAGGCCGGTCGGGCTGGTCATCGCCAAAGACCTTGATGGCGGGCTCGGGGGCCGAGGGGCAGCCCAGGGTCTGGGCCTCGCAGGTGTAGTTGCGGAGGGCCTCACGGACCTCGTCGGCTGAGGGGGCAGGCTTGCGCTCGAAGCTCAGGCTCACGCAGGCCGTGTGGCCATCCATGACGGGAACGCGGTTGCAGGTGGCTGAGACACGGAGGCCGTCCTGCTCGACAAAAGCGGTACCAGACTCGTCGAGGCGTCCCAGGATCTTGCGGGCTTCGGTCTCGAGCTTATCCTCCTCGCCCGAGATGAAGGGCACGACGTTGTCAATGATGTCCATGCTAGAGACGCCGGGGTAGCCAGCACCAGAGACGGCCTGCATGGTGACGATGGAGACGGTGGAGATGGGACCGAAGGCGGCCTGGAGGGCAGCAAAGGGGATGACGAGGCCGATGACGGCGCAGTTGGAGTTGCAGACGAGGAAGCCCTTGTTGAGCTTGCGGACGGAACGCTGGTGAGGGATGAGGTCGAGGTGAGGGAGGTTGACGGTGGGAACGACGAGAGGGACGAGGGGATCGCGGCGGTAGTTTTTGGCGTTGGAGAAGACGGGGATGTCGGCCTGGATGAACTCGAGCTCTGAGGGAGTCACAGTTAGCAATTGCTTCTGGCAACTTGCAGAAAGGACATACCAATGTCGCCGGCGACGTCCGAGTCAAGACCGCTAAAGACAACGTCACAGTCCTTGAATTGATCCGCCTTGCACTccctcaccaccatctcGGCGACGTCGCCCATGGGGGCGGCCTGCTTCCACCGCACGGCATCCTTGTACTTCTTGCCCGCGGAGCGGGATGAGGCGCCGATGGCGTGGAGGGTGAGATGAGGGTgctgggcgaggaggaggatgaagcgcTGACCGACGGAGCCAGTGGCACCGAGGACACCTGAGGTCGAGTTAGTCTTGGCTGTTGGAGGTTGAGGGTATCATGCGAGATGGATATGGTGATGGAGGGGTACTGTCGAAGAGTAGGAGAACGTACCGCACTTCTTGGTAGGGAATTCAGGGGCCATGGTTAAAGAAATGTCTCTAGGCGTTCAATTGAAAACGTAGAAGATGCTCAACGAGTGAATCGGGAGATGTTCGAAGATGTAGGCGTTAAATTTTAGCCGTCGAGTCGAGTGAGTCTTGTCTTCGGAGGCCAGACCCCGCCATAGGAAAACCTCCCCCCGCCATCGGAGTCGGGTCGGCGACGGAGGGCCCCACTGTGAGTCTGGAATTTATGGGCCGAGAACCCTGTCTAATTATAGGCCTCGAATTTGCAACTGTGGATGAGACTTCAAAGTGGTATGACATCAGAAGTTCCCGATGCAATCCTATCGAATATCTCTAACCAAATAAAAAAGGGAAAAATTACATGATGCCAATGCAGTAGCATGATCTAAGCAAGATGCCATATGCCAGTCTACTTGAGGATGAATCATGAACTGATTATAGTCCAGTCATCCATAAATCCCCTTGTAGGTTGTACTGATAACCAAACGCCAATCCAATGCACATTAGACCATCCGCCCTCTTCGATATTCACCGCTGTTCGTAGTTTGCCACATTAGGCCGCAATGGCGCTACTTCGGTCGCCGTTGGAGTAGATTCGGAACTGGATAAAGATGACGAGGTCTTCGGCAATTGTGCCCAGGGAGCCGAGCAACCAGGGGAGCGCGTTGAGGAGGTAGCCCTTGTCCTGAGAGTAGGCGACGAGGCTGATGCCGTAGGTGAGGTTTCCGCTCAGGGAGAGCATGAAGAATAGAAGAGCAAGACCTGTGCATGTTAGTCCCGCCGAGTCCTATGTTTTGGAATGCGAGAATCTCACCTTCGCACGACTTTTCCCGATAATTCTTGATAATCTGGGGAATTCGAGCACTGGCAATTTGTTAGCAAAAAATACCAGATCGCATTGCGAGATAAGCGTACCAGAGATAGAGAGCGGCACTGAAATATCCAAGCGTGAGTCCAGCAATCTCGATACCAGTCTTGGCGTGGTCAGGCGAGTCGGGAGTGCCGGGGTCGGCACCGTCCCAAGCACCGACCTTGTACGAGACAAACCAGCCGGCAAATCCAATTGCATATACAGCCAGCAGACTCAAAGCGTTGTGAATCCAGGGGCTGCTGTCGGGAGTCTCATCCTCGCCCGTAACAATCTTCCTCAGGGGCTCCATTGACGACTCGGTGTGCGTCGCATGTCGGCGCTGGGACCCCGGAAGGCCAAAGGAAGAGCTCCGCCGCCGTCGCTCGCTGGCAATGAGGGGCGACTCTTCGGAGGGGTCCTCGTTCTCGGCGCTGCGAGCTCGACGGGCGTTGAGGGCGTTGTAGTAGATGACCTggctgatgaggacgaggtcgGCAATGCAAAAGTAGCCGGCCAATGCAACAGCCGTGGGAGCTAGGCGGGTGAACAAGGCACCTGTCGAGTCGAGGTTAGTGAGTTGACAGCGGTTGTTGGCGCAAGCCACCAAAgtgaatttttttttttttttccagaGTTTCTAAGGAGCGATAACAAGATCAAGGTGCGAGGAATGGCATTGTTTGGTTGAGTAACAAATTGGCTGAATAGGAAATTTCTGCGCGTGTGCTGGGGGAGTACGAACCGACGAGATTGGTGACGTCGCCCAGAAGCCAGACGACGAGAAACGCCATGCTGAGGCCATCGGCGCTCTTGGCTTTGTAGTTGGTG
The window above is part of the Fusarium falciforme chromosome 3, complete sequence genome. Proteins encoded here:
- a CDS encoding RING-type domain-containing protein, with translation MRPPRVFVLILFIAVSLLLFCRAISSSLRSAYADYPAGGFSSGSKAAQSSQSRHETTKSTKSVWGSMYYNTPFSLFPPNAAISLTDDNSTSFAARPAAFGPKLAIRGLSGQLWIGSGFAQDSLLDGTGELGCGDLPGWNKGAEAVGLNRALRAAVPSVAAPKSDASTHSKRGDQVFTRNERNHITSPSEFTNGHRGHSRNQDASNIKGKIVLLMRGGCGFLDKVMWAQRRGAIAVIVGDNQKGGPLIQMFAHGPEVDNVTIPSVFTARTTAQLLSALTQPGSFIEDTLDNQGNPVLRVQQGPRPRKHKTQRPRSSVTASTQERRSLVSSQVSSRFNRFITRRQQAPSNFARESDDETTQAVRNTLRKRAVKDTRSPPLSEDDYEEWKPKDESETLDPASIRKASVTRHSSGPSDSTADAELLKFFSETEEEDEPNAPIDRPDDRLERPDEVHEGLWVTITPTSNASPFFDTLLVLVISPLVTLTVVYALLILRARIRRRRWRAPKSVVERLPVRTYHTVATSPSLSPRAPSPSSASPTTPLLQETPTRPRPRSRTTTGVPEDESRVASSESIPTPSTSTRNNRRNEREKGSSGFSAEWKKYMGRQVECVVCLEEYVDGESQVMSLPCGHEFHVECITPWLTTRRRTCPICKGDVVRSLAHGSSSEPHYEPYRDDDSDDEETIAEGSGSRSDDRESDLEQGLLSPEPRSSRWSRHDGWLSLFSSGAGRARSPSPEDRNR
- a CDS encoding Aspartate-semialdehyde dehydrogenase, which produces MAPEFPTKKCGVLGATGSVGQRFILLLAQHPHLTLHAIGASSRSAGKKYKDAVRWKQAAPMGDVAEMVVRECKADQFKDCDVVFSGLDSDVAGDIELEFIQADIPVFSNAKNYRRDPLVPLVVPTVNLPHLDLIPHQRSVRKLNKGFLVCNSNCAVIGLVIPFAALQAAFGPISTVSIVTMQAVSGAGYPGVSSMDIIDNVVPFISGEEDKLETEARKILGRLDESGTAFVEQDGLRVSATCNRVPVMDGHTACVSLSFERKPAPSADEVREALRNYTCEAQTLGCPSAPEPAIKVFGDDQPDRPQPRLDRDLGRGYTVSVGRVRQDEAGIFDIKFTALSHNTVIGAAGSSILNAEAAILKGYI